One window from the genome of Aquificaceae bacterium encodes:
- a CDS encoding DNA adenine methylase, with translation MHICERLKIRPFVKWAGGKRQLVKVLREHLPESYQTYIEPFLGGGALFFELMPEKAVVSDINEELINAYRVIRENVDELIQDLSRHVNSPEYYYRIRSLDPKKLDPVKRASRFIYLNKTCYNGLYRENSKGEFNVPFGYYENPKILDEENLRAISEYFNSSQVIILNSDFMEVCALAKSGDFVYLDPPYYPYDNVSSFTKYTRYDFTERDHLELAEVFKELNRKGVYVMLTNSNTDFIKRLYSGYRIKELYAFRAINCRGDLRKRRKSDLLITNY, from the coding sequence TCAGCTGGTGAAAGTTCTCAGAGAGCACTTGCCAGAAAGTTATCAGACATACATAGAGCCCTTTCTGGGAGGTGGAGCTCTTTTCTTTGAGCTTATGCCAGAAAAAGCCGTAGTGAGCGACATAAACGAGGAGCTCATAAACGCTTACAGAGTAATAAGGGAAAATGTAGACGAGCTTATACAGGACCTGAGCAGGCATGTAAACAGTCCAGAATACTATTACCGTATCAGGTCCCTTGACCCCAAGAAACTTGACCCTGTGAAAAGGGCAAGCAGGTTCATATACCTTAACAAAACGTGTTATAACGGCCTTTACAGAGAAAATTCAAAGGGAGAGTTCAACGTGCCCTTTGGTTATTATGAAAACCCCAAGATACTGGACGAAGAAAATTTGAGAGCTATCAGCGAATATTTTAATTCCTCACAGGTAATCATCCTAAACAGCGACTTTATGGAGGTCTGTGCTCTGGCAAAAAGTGGAGACTTTGTTTACCTTGACCCGCCTTATTACCCTTATGACAACGTTTCTTCCTTCACTAAATATACCAGATACGACTTTACAGAAAGAGACCATTTAGAACTTGCAGAAGTTTTTAAAGAGCTTAACAGGAAAGGTGTGTATGTTATGCTCACCAATTCAAACACAGACTTCATAAAAAGGCTATACAGCGGTTACAGGATAAAGGAGCTTTACGCATTCAGGGCTATAAATTGCAGGGGAGACCTTCGTAAAAGGAGAAAGTCCGACCTGCTTATAACCAACTACTGA